The Bacteroidales bacterium genome contains a region encoding:
- a CDS encoding ThuA domain-containing protein translates to MNIPTLKKTGVTCLTILLCSMLYAKDPIKVLIITGQNNHNWQESSVILHRYLNESGLFRADMAVSPKQGENMSSFRPDFSAYQAVVLDYVGDAWPDETNAAFLDYVKNGGGVVVYHAADNAFRKWEAYNEIIGLGGWEGRNETDGPYVYWQNDREIRDNSPGIGGSHGRQHEYTVKVRNKKHPVMKGLPETWTHAQDELYDRLRGPAKNMTVLATAYSDKSTGGTGRDEPVLMTIRWGKGRIFHTVLGHVGNEKTHPAIECTDFIVTFLRGTEWAATGKVTQKVPADFPK, encoded by the coding sequence ATGAATATACCAACTTTAAAGAAAACAGGGGTTACCTGTTTAACCATACTGCTTTGCAGCATGCTGTATGCTAAAGATCCGATAAAGGTATTGATCATTACGGGACAGAATAACCATAACTGGCAGGAAAGCAGTGTTATCTTACACAGATACCTGAATGAAAGCGGCTTATTCAGAGCGGATATGGCCGTTTCCCCCAAACAAGGAGAAAATATGTCGTCTTTCCGTCCTGACTTTTCAGCATATCAGGCCGTAGTACTGGATTACGTGGGAGATGCCTGGCCCGATGAAACCAATGCCGCTTTTCTGGATTACGTAAAAAATGGCGGCGGAGTGGTCGTATACCATGCAGCGGATAATGCGTTCCGGAAATGGGAAGCATACAACGAAATAATTGGTCTGGGAGGATGGGAAGGCCGGAATGAAACAGATGGTCCTTATGTATACTGGCAAAATGACAGGGAAATTCGTGACAATAGTCCCGGAATCGGAGGAAGTCATGGCAGGCAACATGAATATACAGTGAAAGTGAGGAACAAAAAACATCCGGTCATGAAAGGATTACCTGAGACATGGACACATGCCCAGGACGAATTGTATGACCGCTTACGGGGTCCTGCCAAGAATATGACCGTACTGGCCACTGCTTATTCCGATAAGTCTACAGGCGGGACAGGCCGCGATGAACCTGTGCTGATGACCATTCGTTGGGGTAAAGGACGTATTTTTCATACGGTACTGGGCCATGTCGGAAACGAAAAAACACATCCGGCCATAGAATGTACTGACTTTATCGTTACTTTTCTTCGCGGGACAGAATGGGCAGCTACAGGAAAGGTAACCCAGAAAGTCCCTGCGGATTTTCCAAAATAA
- a CDS encoding alpha/beta hydrolase, whose amino-acid sequence MLLTVPFKNSAISVSDEGKGNVVVLLHGYLESLDIWDGFYERLTSRYRVVRIDIPGHGRSGVVAKIHTMDLMAEAVETVLQYLEIEKCVLVGHSMGGYVTLACLARFSKRLAGICLFHSSPFADTEEKRASRTKEIKLVEGGKLILICNTNIPNGFATDHLEKMADKLEFAKEVARRSTPEGVIAILEGMRSRPDRQELLKKNRLPVLFILGKKDNYISFDKLAPIAASFPHSTVSVLEESGHSGYFEEPEKSAGFILSFLDECYQ is encoded by the coding sequence ATGTTATTGACAGTACCTTTTAAAAACAGCGCCATCAGCGTAAGCGATGAGGGTAAAGGAAATGTAGTGGTTTTGCTACATGGTTACCTGGAAAGCCTCGATATCTGGGACGGCTTTTATGAAAGGCTCACATCCCGTTACCGTGTAGTCAGGATAGATATTCCCGGCCATGGCAGGTCCGGAGTAGTAGCGAAAATCCACACCATGGACCTGATGGCTGAAGCTGTCGAAACGGTATTGCAATACCTGGAAATAGAAAAATGTGTGCTGGTGGGCCATTCAATGGGTGGATATGTTACACTGGCATGCCTGGCCCGTTTTTCGAAACGTCTGGCGGGAATCTGCCTGTTCCACTCCTCTCCTTTCGCCGACACCGAAGAAAAAAGGGCTTCCCGCACCAAAGAGATCAAACTGGTGGAAGGAGGAAAACTGATCCTGATCTGCAATACCAATATTCCTAACGGATTTGCCACTGATCATCTGGAGAAAATGGCTGATAAACTGGAATTTGCAAAAGAAGTAGCCAGAAGGTCAACTCCCGAAGGCGTGATCGCTATCCTGGAAGGTATGCGTTCCCGTCCCGACAGACAGGAATTACTGAAGAAGAACCGCCTACCCGTCCTTTTTATCTTAGGAAAGAAGGATAATTATATTTCTTTTGATAAACTGGCTCCGATCGCTGCATCTTTTCCACATTCAACTGTGTCTGTACTTGAGGAATCGGGACATTCCGGTTATTTTGAAGAACCTGAAAAATCGGCCGGATTCATTTTATCATTCCTGGATGAATGCTATCAATAA
- a CDS encoding STAS domain-containing protein has translation MIDINTVDDVYEVTFKNTQRLDVFLSETVKTKLLQLFEQPGTKILINMDGIHFLNSSGFAAFLALSKEARNTGGRIIFCNVHESALKLFKVLQLHQSFTIIDNRDEALRSFK, from the coding sequence ATGATAGATATAAATACGGTTGATGATGTTTATGAGGTGACGTTTAAAAATACACAAAGATTGGATGTTTTCTTAAGTGAAACGGTAAAAACGAAATTGTTACAGTTATTTGAACAGCCGGGTACGAAAATCCTGATCAATATGGATGGGATTCATTTTTTAAATAGTTCGGGATTCGCCGCTTTTCTGGCTCTTTCAAAAGAAGCCCGAAATACCGGTGGCCGAATTATTTTCTGTAATGTTCATGAATCGGCCTTAAAACTGTTTAAAGTTTTACAACTACATCAGTCTTTCACTATTATAGACAATAGGGATGAAGCATTACGTTCATTCAAATAA
- a CDS encoding Hpt domain-containing protein — protein sequence MITNLEYLYQMTGGDREMMKEMVELFLDQLTEIRGEFSQLMKEKNWIEISRLAHKTKSSALVMGIDSMASEMIELESLTKEARDPGKTQSSIDRFNALTDIVNVELKAFLMQSE from the coding sequence ATGATAACAAATCTGGAATATTTATATCAGATGACCGGAGGCGATCGCGAAATGATGAAAGAAATGGTTGAATTGTTTCTCGATCAGCTTACTGAAATACGGGGAGAGTTCAGCCAGTTGATGAAAGAAAAGAATTGGATTGAAATAAGCCGGTTGGCGCACAAAACGAAGTCCTCTGCTTTAGTAATGGGAATTGATTCTATGGCAAGTGAGATGATAGAATTAGAATCTTTGACTAAAGAAGCCAGAGATCCCGGTAAGACCCAATCAAGCATTGATCGTTTTAATGCTTTGACAGACATAGTAAATGTTGAATTAAAAGCATTTTTGATGCAATCTGAATAG
- a CDS encoding enoyl-ACP reductase: MSHNLLKGKKGLIFGALNDKSIAWKTAERAFEEGATIVLSNTPVSLRMGTVNELAEKCDTIVIPADATKVEDIEVVIEHGMEKLGGKFDFVLHSIGMSPNVRKGKTYDDLDYNYLLQTIDVSAVSFHKILQSCRKMDAINEWGSVVALSYIAAQRTLYGYNDMADAKAMLESIARSFGYIYGREKKIRINTISQSPTMTTAGGGIMGFDNLMDFADRMSPLGNATADECADYIVMLFSDLTRKVTMQNLYHDGGYSSMGMSLRAMQIYNEGLEYQDVKKY, encoded by the coding sequence ATGTCACATAATTTATTAAAAGGGAAAAAAGGCTTGATATTCGGAGCTTTGAATGATAAATCCATTGCCTGGAAGACAGCTGAACGTGCTTTTGAAGAAGGAGCAACGATCGTCCTAAGTAATACTCCTGTTTCATTAAGAATGGGAACGGTTAATGAGTTAGCTGAAAAATGCGATACCATAGTAATTCCCGCTGATGCCACTAAAGTAGAGGATATCGAAGTAGTTATCGAACATGGGATGGAAAAACTCGGCGGTAAGTTTGATTTTGTATTGCATTCTATCGGAATGTCTCCTAATGTACGTAAAGGAAAAACATACGACGATCTGGATTACAATTATTTACTTCAAACGATCGATGTTTCAGCGGTTTCTTTTCATAAAATATTACAATCATGCCGTAAGATGGACGCCATTAATGAATGGGGATCTGTTGTGGCACTTTCGTATATAGCTGCACAACGCACTTTATATGGTTATAATGATATGGCAGATGCCAAAGCCATGTTAGAATCCATTGCCCGCAGTTTCGGTTATATATATGGCCGTGAAAAGAAAATCCGGATCAATACCATATCACAATCCCCGACCATGACTACAGCCGGAGGCGGGATCATGGGCTTCGACAACCTGATGGATTTTGCAGACCGGATGTCACCTTTAGGAAATGCCACTGCGGATGAATGTGCCGATTATATTGTCATGCTCTTCTCAGACCTGACCCGAAAAGTCACCATGCAAAACCTGTATCATGATGGAGGCTATTCCAGCATGGGGATGAGTCTCAGGGCCATGCAAATATACAATGAAGGGCTTGAATATCAAGATGTAAAGAAATACTAG
- a CDS encoding alpha-L-fucosidase, which translates to MKKTILFFGILVILGITIRNISAQDTPSWARETKEQKEKRMAWWTHDRFGMFIHWGIYALPARHEWVQLRERIPAADYQKYFDHFDPDLYNPKEWAAKARKAGMKYVVITTKHHDGFCLWDTKYTDYKVTNTPYKKDLIKPLVDAFRAEGLRIGFYYSLIDWHHPHFAYDRSHPPVPAGQEERKAANEGRDMKKYQQYMKNQLTELLTQFGRIDELFMDFSYPGEGGKGHEDWDSEGLMKLIRQLQPNIIVDNRMDLNHTDWGWDFVTPEQFMPQEWPTVRGERVPWETCQTFSGSWGYYRDEYTWKSIHQLIVMLIETVSKGGNLLLNVGPTARGVFDDRADDRLDGIGKWMRFHSRSVYGCTQAPDEFTAPQNCLMTYNPTTKRLYIHVLEWPFKSLHLPGFKGKFKYAQLLNDASEIKFRTSTRPGSHTTETSGENDVILTLPVERPNVEVPVIEIFLE; encoded by the coding sequence ATGAAAAAGACCATCTTATTTTTTGGAATATTGGTTATTCTGGGAATTACCATAAGAAATATCTCGGCACAGGACACTCCTTCCTGGGCCAGGGAGACAAAGGAACAGAAAGAAAAACGTATGGCATGGTGGACCCATGACCGGTTCGGTATGTTCATCCATTGGGGAATCTATGCTTTGCCGGCACGTCATGAATGGGTACAACTCCGGGAGCGGATTCCCGCTGCTGATTACCAGAAATATTTCGATCATTTCGATCCCGATCTGTATAATCCCAAAGAATGGGCGGCAAAAGCCAGGAAAGCAGGTATGAAATATGTGGTCATTACCACCAAACACCATGATGGTTTTTGTCTTTGGGATACCAAATACACTGATTATAAAGTAACCAATACCCCCTACAAAAAAGACCTGATCAAACCTTTGGTCGACGCTTTCCGTGCAGAAGGATTGCGCATTGGGTTTTATTATTCCCTGATAGACTGGCACCATCCTCATTTTGCTTATGATCGTTCACATCCTCCCGTTCCGGCTGGCCAGGAAGAGAGAAAAGCAGCCAACGAAGGCCGGGATATGAAAAAATACCAGCAATACATGAAAAACCAATTGACAGAATTGCTGACACAGTTCGGACGTATTGACGAGCTATTCATGGATTTCTCTTATCCTGGGGAAGGAGGAAAAGGTCATGAAGACTGGGATTCGGAAGGTTTGATGAAGCTGATCCGTCAATTACAGCCGAACATTATTGTGGATAACCGGATGGATCTTAATCATACCGACTGGGGATGGGATTTTGTAACTCCCGAACAATTTATGCCTCAGGAATGGCCCACCGTTCGAGGTGAACGTGTTCCATGGGAAACCTGCCAGACCTTTTCCGGCTCCTGGGGATATTACCGTGATGAATATACCTGGAAAAGTATCCATCAATTGATCGTGATGCTGATAGAAACGGTCAGTAAAGGAGGCAATTTATTATTGAATGTCGGACCGACAGCACGTGGTGTGTTCGATGATCGTGCCGATGATCGCCTTGATGGGATCGGTAAATGGATGAGGTTCCATAGCCGTTCTGTTTACGGTTGTACACAGGCTCCTGACGAATTTACGGCTCCCCAGAATTGCCTGATGACATATAATCCCACGACCAAAAGATTATATATCCATGTTCTTGAATGGCCTTTCAAATCATTACACCTTCCGGGATTCAAAGGGAAGTTCAAATACGCACAATTATTGAATGATGCTTCGGAAATCAAGTTCAGGACATCTACCAGGCCGGGCAGCCATACTACTGAAACGTCCGGAGAAAACGACGTTATCCTGACGCTTCCCGTAGAGCGTCCGAATGTAGAGGTACCTGTTATTGAAATCTTTTTAGAATAG
- the purN gene encoding phosphoribosylglycinamide formyltransferase: MKQIVIFASGSGSNAQQITEYLLKKGTARVVRIYSNRADAYVLERAKELNIPTRVFGKEEFDYSDVILNELKEITPDLIVLAGFLWKIPEKIVRAFPGKIINIHPALLPKYGGKGMYGDKVHQSVIENKEKKSGITIHYVNENYDEGAVILQAECPVTDEDTPETLAKKVHTLEYKYYPETVEKLLLKK; the protein is encoded by the coding sequence ATGAAGCAAATCGTTATTTTCGCATCCGGCTCGGGCTCAAATGCCCAGCAAATTACTGAATATCTTCTAAAAAAAGGAACAGCACGTGTTGTAAGAATATACAGCAACCGGGCAGATGCCTATGTATTGGAACGGGCAAAAGAATTGAATATTCCGACCCGTGTTTTCGGAAAAGAAGAATTCGATTATTCTGATGTCATTTTAAATGAACTAAAAGAAATAACACCTGATTTAATTGTGCTTGCAGGATTCTTGTGGAAAATTCCGGAAAAAATAGTCCGGGCCTTTCCCGGTAAAATTATCAATATTCATCCGGCACTACTTCCGAAATATGGCGGAAAAGGAATGTATGGCGATAAAGTGCATCAGTCTGTCATAGAAAATAAAGAAAAAAAATCGGGAATAACGATTCATTATGTAAATGAAAATTATGATGAAGGAGCTGTTATCTTACAGGCAGAATGTCCGGTAACAGATGAGGATACTCCGGAAACACTGGCAAAAAAAGTCCATACATTAGAATATAAATATTATCCGGAAACCGTAGAGAAATTATTATTAAAAAAGTAA
- the truA gene encoding tRNA pseudouridine(38-40) synthase TruA, with protein MSPLYRYFIELAYKGTPFCGWQLQPNGVTVQEEIERVLGLLLQEPVRVTGAGRTDAGVHASYYVAHFDSTNNGLHTDTHFRYKLNQLTPKEIAFYHVIPVIPDAHARFDATARTYHYRIAIEKNPFTSDLAYHFYKDLNVMKMNEAAMVLFQYTDFTSFSKLHGNASTNLCNISEAFWKLDEEKKELCFTITANRFLRNMVRAIVGTMIEIGLEKRPPEDMRQIIEAKDRGAAGTSVPPQGLYLAKIDYPAHIFL; from the coding sequence GTGTCTCCGCTTTATCGTTATTTTATAGAGTTGGCATATAAGGGTACTCCTTTCTGTGGTTGGCAGTTACAACCCAATGGTGTAACCGTACAGGAGGAGATAGAGCGTGTTCTCGGCTTATTACTGCAGGAGCCGGTTCGTGTAACAGGAGCCGGAAGAACGGATGCCGGCGTGCATGCTTCATATTATGTGGCGCATTTTGATTCCACCAATAATGGCCTGCATACCGATACCCATTTTAGGTATAAGTTGAATCAGCTGACCCCGAAAGAAATCGCTTTTTACCATGTCATTCCGGTCATTCCGGATGCTCATGCCCGATTCGATGCAACAGCCCGTACTTATCATTACAGGATTGCCATAGAGAAGAATCCTTTTACTTCTGATCTGGCTTATCATTTCTATAAGGATTTAAACGTTATGAAAATGAATGAAGCGGCCATGGTTCTTTTCCAGTATACTGATTTCACAAGTTTCTCCAAACTTCATGGAAACGCTTCGACCAACCTGTGTAATATTTCGGAAGCATTTTGGAAATTGGATGAAGAGAAGAAAGAATTATGTTTTACGATTACGGCCAATCGTTTTCTAAGGAATATGGTACGGGCAATTGTAGGGACCATGATCGAGATCGGATTGGAAAAACGACCTCCTGAAGATATGCGGCAGATCATTGAAGCCAAAGACAGGGGGGCTGCCGGAACATCCGTCCCGCCTCAGGGACTATACCTGGCAAAAATCGATTATCCTGCCCATATTTTTTTGTGA